Genomic window (Bacillus vallismortis):
TGTAAATGTCTTTTATCCCTAGCTCGGCAGCAGCGACTAAAACCCCTGAAGACAGCCGCCCGTCTTTCCCCGGAGGCGTCACAAGAACGATTCTTTCCACACCGGCTGTCAGCGCCGGAATGACATTCATCAAAACAGATGAAGGATATGCCGCTGTCCCCCCCGGCACATATACGCCCGCGGAATCTAACGCCGTCACTTTCTGCCCCAGCATTGTGCCATCCTTTCTGTGATAAAACCAGGAGGATTGCAGCTGTCTTTCGTGATATTCCTTTATATTTTCAATTGCCTGCCTCATCACCTGAAGCAGCTGTGAATCCAGCAAGGTGTATGCTTCCTCAATTTCTTCTTTTGTGACCAGCGGGCTGTCTATTTCGATGCCGTCAAATCTCGCCGTGTAGCTGCGGACCGCCTGATCACCGTTTGCTTTGACATCTTCAATAATGGATCGAACCGCTTTTCTTTGCTCTTCCGTTCCGGCATCTATGGACCGTTTGAGAGAAAGCCGTTCTGTGCCGCTGATGGATTTGATCTTCATTTTGCCGTTTCTCCTTCCACAACGAGAGATAAGCGGGATGCCATTTCGTCTATCACATCGTCTTTCATGCGATAGCTTACCGGGTTCACAATAAAGCGGGAAGTAATGTCACAAATGTGCTCCGTTTCAACAAGCCCGTTTTCTTTCAGCGTCTGTCCTGTGGAAACGATATCCACAATCCGGTCTGCGAGCCCAATGAGCGGGGCCAGCTCAATTGAACCGTTGAGCTTGATGATCTCGACTTGTTCTCCCTGCTCTCTAAAATAGCTGGAAGCCACATTCGGATACTTTGTCGCGATTCTCGGGGCTACGCCGCTCCAGTCTGTATTCGGAAGTCCGGCGACCGCTAAGTGGCATTTGCTGATCTTCAAATCCAGCACCTCATACACATCGCGTTCCTCCTCCAGCATGACATCCTTGCCCGCAATTCCGACATCGGCCACGCCATGCTCCACATATGTGGTCACGTCCATCGGCTTAGCTAATATAAAACGGAGATTTTCCTCCGGCACATCGATGATCAGTTTTCTTGAATCTTCAAACTCCTCAGGGAGCTTATAGCCCGCCTGACGAAGCAGCCCTGCCGCTTCTTCAAATATCCGGCCCTTCGGCATCGCCATTGTGAGTAACTTACCCATTTTGCTCTTCCTTTCTGGCACCGATAAAATAGGTGACGTGTGCAAAAGATTTTGTCATCTGATCGATATTTTCGATTCCCGATAAATCTTGAAGAACCACTTTGTTCCCTTTCATCCGTTCTTCATTCGCATAAGCGATGGCTTGTACCCGCTGCTCTTTGCTGAAAATAACAGCGTCTATTTCACAAGCTTCGTCTTTCATATGGAGCGCTTCAATCAGCCGGTCGACCCGAAGCCCGAAGCCTGTCGCCGGCGCGGGTGAATCGAAATAGCCGAAGAGCTTGTTATAACGGCCCCCGCTTCCAATGACAAAGCCGACATTTTCGGCGTACACTTCAAATAAAATCCCCGTGTAATAGCTCATGTGGCTGACCATATTCAGATCCAGACGGACATTTTCCGTACATCCATAATCCTCAAGAATGTCCCATAGCGCCTTCAACTCATCAACAACGCTTTTTCCTTGCGCGGAATCGACGATTTCCTCAGCACGTCCGCATACTTCTATGCCGCCCCGCAACTCAAGAAGCTCAAGCAGCCTGCTTTTATCAATGGAGGAAAGCGGGAGAGACTTGACATGTTCTCTGTAGCCGACGTAGTTCTTCTCATACAAAAACCTCCGCAGCACATCGGCACGTTCAACGTTTCCGAGCACCTCAACAAACAAAGCATCCGCAATGCCGGCATGGCCGATGGCAATTTTAAAGGAAGCCAGCCCCGCGCTCTTTAAGGCGCCGACGACTAAGGCAATGACCTCCGCATCCGCGCTTGTCGTGCCGTCACCGATTAATTCCACTCCGACCTGCTCGAATTCGGCGGGACGTCCGCCTTCGCGTTCCTGAGCCCTGAAGACATTTGCCGCATAGCCGACTCTGAGCGGATGATCGTGTTTCAGAAGCTTGGATGCCGCCACCCTTGCAATGGGCCCTGTCATATCCGGGCGAAGCACCAATGTTTTGCCGTCCTGATCAAGAAGCTTGAACAGCTGCTGCTCTTCAATCGCTGACTGCACACCAACGGTATCGTAAAACTCCAATGTCGGTGTTTCCATAAATCGGTATCCCCATTTATCGATCAAATCGGTTAACGATTGTCTCACCTTTTTTTTCGTTTCGTATAAACCGGGCAGTGTATCTCTCATGCCGTGCGGTTTTTCAAACATAAACATCAACCCGTGCACCTCCGTTGCCATCGTTTGAAGGAAAATTCCGAATCCTTTAGTTCGCTAATATGATAATATGTTAGCAGATGAAAGAGCGAAAATCAATGCTTAACTTTAGTCAGGATATGTTATCTCAGTTGTCCTCCTCCTAATTATGAAAAAATCATGAACAAATCATTAAAGGTGCGTCATATCTCAAATTCTTATGGTTGGCATGCTATAATACAAATCAAATAGAGAACAAGGAGATAAAGATGAAAACACTGCGAACTCTATGTGTCATGATTATTCTTTCAGGCGTCGTTTTTTTCGGACTTAAGATATATGCAAAAGATATAGATATCCCTTTTTTCAATAGCGATAAAAGAGAGGCTGAAAAAGAATCAACAGCCGCAAACAGCACAAACGAGCTGAAAGGAAGCGCA
Coding sequences:
- the hisG gene encoding ATP phosphoribosyltransferase produces the protein MGKLLTMAMPKGRIFEEAAGLLRQAGYKLPEEFEDSRKLIIDVPEENLRFILAKPMDVTTYVEHGVADVGIAGKDVMLEEERDVYEVLDLKISKCHLAVAGLPNTDWSGVAPRIATKYPNVASSYFREQGEQVEIIKLNGSIELAPLIGLADRIVDIVSTGQTLKENGLVETEHICDITSRFIVNPVSYRMKDDVIDEMASRLSLVVEGETAK
- a CDS encoding ATP phosphoribosyltransferase regulatory subunit, with the protein product MFMFEKPHGMRDTLPGLYETKKKVRQSLTDLIDKWGYRFMETPTLEFYDTVGVQSAIEEQQLFKLLDQDGKTLVLRPDMTGPIARVAASKLLKHDHPLRVGYAANVFRAQEREGGRPAEFEQVGVELIGDGTTSADAEVIALVVGALKSAGLASFKIAIGHAGIADALFVEVLGNVERADVLRRFLYEKNYVGYREHVKSLPLSSIDKSRLLELLELRGGIEVCGRAEEIVDSAQGKSVVDELKALWDILEDYGCTENVRLDLNMVSHMSYYTGILFEVYAENVGFVIGSGGRYNKLFGYFDSPAPATGFGLRVDRLIEALHMKDEACEIDAVIFSKEQRVQAIAYANEERMKGNKVVLQDLSGIENIDQMTKSFAHVTYFIGARKEEQNG